The nucleotide window GGCGTGCTTGAGGGTCTCGCCTTCCAGTAATTCCATGGCGATGAAGTGGCGGCCTTGATCTTGTCCGATCTCGTAGATCGTGCAGATATTGGGATGGTTAAGTGCGGATGCGGCCCGGGCTTCACGCTGGAAGCGGTCCAGAGCGCTGGCGTCCTTTTCTGTTTCCGGAGGCAGGAACTTAAGCGCGACCTTCCGACCCAGGTTCAGGTCTTCCGCCTCATACACTACGCCCATGCCGCCGCCACCCAGCTGCGAGAGCACACGGTAGTGGGAGACGGTCTGGCCGATCATGGTGAAGGAAGTCCCCGACGGGAGAATTCTCCGATGTTAGGCTGGGCTCCAGGGCAAGTCAAACACACGGCCCCTTTGTTTCTATACGATGCAGGCAGGTCGGTAGTTCGCCTAATTTTTTCGATTTCTGCCTGCTCACTTGGGATCACCCGCGGTCCTTTTGCTGACGTTTCCACCCACGAGACAACTCGACGGCGTTGGGTTGTTATAGTGCATGCTCCTCGCAGGATCGTGTTGCAACTCTCCCCATATCGCGGGCAAGGATTGCTGTAGTGTTCTTCATCACGCCGTGTGGCGAAGCGCAACAATCGTACTGAAACTCGCAAACCCATGCAGCTCAAGCACTTCGATCTTGAAATCGGGAGCGTGTTGCGAATTGCTTCGGGAAGTTGCTGTGAAACGCATCGATGCGTCATCGGGCGAATTTCAGCGGGGGGAACGGGTCATGCCTCCCGTCGCTTTGGAAGATGTTTCTTTTGATAGGGATGACTGCTGTCGCTCAACTACATCCGCGCGTTGGCCTGTGTGGCCCCGTGAATGCCTTTATGAATAGCGGCGAGCGGCAAGAAAACAAGAAGCCCTCGAACAACGAGGTGGGTTATGACAGTCATCCTGGTTCTCCTAACTTTTGCGACACTGCTAACGATCGATCACTTCTACAGCCAGAGAAAAACGGTACCGCAGCCTGCGCTGCAGGTGGCCAAGAATACGCCGCGATTGCAGCCCGGAGTTGTGGGCGGCTTCCAGGTTCCCGCGAATCTGCGTTATCACCCGGGCCACACCTGGGCGCTGAGCGAGGGGCCAAGCATGGTGCGCGTGGGCATGGACGATTTTGCCTCGAAGCTGATCGGCAAAGTTGAGCGCATCGTCCTGCCGCAGCGCGGACAGTGGATCCGCCAGGGACAAAAAATCGCGACCATATTCCGCGACGGCGCCGCAGTGGACATGGTTTCTCCGATCGAAGGCAGCGTTGCCGACGTGAATGACACCTTGACCGGCAACCCCCTGCTGACCCGCACTGACCCGTACGGAGAAGGCTGGCTGGTAACAGTCCACTCTCCGGATGCCAAGACGAATTTCCGCAACCTGCTGGCTGGCACGCTGGCGAAGTGGTGGACCGAAGAATCCGCCGGCCGCCTGCAGAAAAGAATGCCAATGATGCTGGGAGCCCTGGCACAGGATGGTGGCGTGGCCGTCGACAATCTGACCGACCAGATTCCAGATCAGCAGTGGTCCGAAATCGCCAAAGAATTCTTCCTTTCGTAGGAGGAGAGACTCGACTTTCAACAGTGCTTGCTCGCCAGTATCGCTCCTGACCGCGACCGCCCAGCAACTCCCGGGCGGTCGCGTTTTTGGCTGGAAAATGCAACGTCAAGAGAATTGGTCACCTCGATTAGTTACGGAAGTTTGTCCCTAAAACCTGCGGTCCCTTCCCGCCATACCCAGCCCCTGATATCAATAAAGTTCCCCCTCGATTTTGCCCTTGGGAATCGCTCGCCGGGATCCCGGGCAGGAGACCGTAAGAATGGCAAGTCGCCCTCATTCATGGAGGGAGATGAACTCGGGAGCCCGCGCCTTCATCGCGGTCGTGGTGCTTTGCGGCACCAGTGTGCTCACCTATACGGTCCTGCACGGTGCGAGCCACAATCCCCTGAAGTTCTTGTGTTACCTGATGATCGCGCTGGTGGCTTCACGGTTGAAAGTGAATCTACCCGGCATCACCGGCACGATGTCGGTGAACTTTCTATTCCTGCTGCTGGGCGTTCTGGAGCTGAGTTTTTCGGAGACGATGGCGCTCGGATGCGCCGCTGTCGTTGTCCAGTGCCTGGACCGGCAGCGCCCCGCTCCCATTCAAGTTGCGTTCAATGTCTGTTCGACGGCGCTCGCGATCGCGGCGACGTTTGTTTCCTATCGCACTCCTGTACTTCATCGCTTAGTCGGTAACCCGTCCACGCTGCTGTTCCTCGC belongs to Acidobacteriota bacterium and includes:
- a CDS encoding glycine cleavage system protein H, whose amino-acid sequence is MTVILVLLTFATLLTIDHFYSQRKTVPQPALQVAKNTPRLQPGVVGGFQVPANLRYHPGHTWALSEGPSMVRVGMDDFASKLIGKVERIVLPQRGQWIRQGQKIATIFRDGAAVDMVSPIEGSVADVNDTLTGNPLLTRTDPYGEGWLVTVHSPDAKTNFRNLLAGTLAKWWTEESAGRLQKRMPMMLGALAQDGGVAVDNLTDQIPDQQWSEIAKEFFLS